The sequence taatccttccaatagttattagcttctgaagttgagttgttgttttctgtctaactgctctctgatgactcacgtcccgggagttgtgcagttcctatggggatattttcccatcatgcacagctcccgggacgtgacatcatcattgagcagttagacagaaaacttcagaagctaataactattggaaggattaagattttttaatagaagtaatttacaaatctgtttaactttccggatatataaaaaaaagttttggcctcgaatacccctttaaggaagaatgaggtgtgcttacagcatgctgccttgtgctgagcaatgccagaggagcagacagagaatgAATACAGCATTAAACATATAAAGAGTTCCTAGACCATGATACTCAAGTCTGTATTGTGTTGCCCTTGGCACTCAGACTAAATACACCCTATTGGGGCTATTTCAAAAGGATTCATACACACTGGAAGATTTTGTTGTAGATTCACCATGGATCTCACCCCTACACAGAAAGCAGTAAAAGCAATCACAAATCCAAAGCAATTAGGAGCGGCTGCATCTGCAGGTAAAATTAGCAGcagttgtgactagagatgagcgaacttacagtaaattcgatttgtcacgaacttctcggctcggcagttgatgacttatcctgcataaataagttcagctttccggtgctccgtgggctggaaaaggtggatacagtcctaggagactctttcctagaactgtatccaccttttccagcccaccggagcacctgaaggctgaactaatttacttaggataagtcagcaactgccgagccgagaagttcgtgacgaatcaaatttactgttcgctcatctctagttgtgaccCATGTGGATTCACCCTAAGGGCCAAATCACATTAAGAATTTCTGCCCAGAATTTCGGTTTGGAAATTCCAAGCAGAATCAgctgtgcagcagcctcccatgtcAGTGTAATTTCACTGGCCCAGCGTCCGAAACATTTGGTTCCAAACgctggctgcgggggtcgtgatgtcacggccacaccccttgtgacgtcacgtcacatcccctcaatgcaagtctatgggagggggcatggaagccgccacgccccctcccatagacttgcatagaggaggtgtgacgtgacgtcacaaggggtgtgactgtgacgtcacgacccccgcagccagtgtttggaacaaaatgttccggatgctgggccagtggagtacccctttaaagaatggcTATAAGTGAGTATAAAGAAATATGAAGTGTTTATTACAAAGGGGAATAATCACACAGTATAATCAGAGTATAGGCAATGCCCGGTACAGTTAATATAACTTCATTCTTGGGTACCTCCAGGTAGTCGGGCTTGACTTAGTACttgccctttttgaagatttacTATGTTGGCAAGGGACAAAGGAGGGTCCTTGTTGTACTGAGTGTGGGGACAATGCTACAGACATGTAACGCTCTACATGTGGCCAGTCCTTTACTCGTATGTCACCATCATTTTCCACGTGCCCTCTGTGCTTTGGTTCTTCGTGTAGAAGGAATTGTGGGTTCCAACAATTATGACACCTAGATTCAAGCAAATGCTGTTGTTTTGTCCTGGTATTGGTTGCACACCTCCCATAATGTTGTCCTATGTCAGCTTCCTGCCAGGAGgacacatgtttttttgtttctctCCCCGATTCCCTAAATGAATCAGGAAGGAAAACACCTTGGGAGCCACGAGTACCAGTGACCGGCATTTGTTGACTTCTGAAGTTTCTTGCTGTATACATCCTAGGTGGGCTTTGTGGTCTGTAAGACCACCTGAGCGATGCCGGAGAAATATCATGGATGTTGGTAGTGGGCGATCTCTGATCTCTGCTGCCCCAGAAGACATCTGAATGTgttttttcatgtgaaaattgCGGCTTTATGCTTAATTTTGGCGGATTAGGCGCCTTTGAGAAGATGTCTTCTAAGGGTGTTTTACATACACATTCCTGGTTAGTAACCTGTGAAGTGAGGGTATGTCTGATACTGCCTGAtggactgttatgtgtatatgacaAATCTGTCAAAATGTCATCTGCCAATCTCCATCTAACCTGAGGGCTACGGGCATTCATCGGTGGACTGACCATCGGCCTAGCTCTCCTTATTCTATGGAAACTTGATGTATTTATGTCTTGTTGTCCTAGCCTAGAATCATTGCTTGAAGAATTAATATACAGCAGACTGTGAGGGCTTTGAGATGATATTTGCTGGTCCTGGTATGAAGGGTTACAATCAGATCCATAATGGATGGGAAAATTATCCTTGAGTTTCAGGTGATCTTCTCGGCCTGGCTATAAAAGAAATAAGGGATATAACATAGGGTTAAACAAGGAAAAACAACAAAAGCAGTTCAGTATATTGGCTTCTGATTAATTCTTCTGTCTACCCTCCTAGGCAATGGAGATGTAATGGAGATGtaacaaaatgcaaaaacatttttttagaataaacattaagctgtaaaaaaatatgaaataagcccctcccccaacaaaagtaaaaaaatccccctttttcccaaataaaataatgcaaacaaaaaaactcaaccgaaacatatgtggtatcgctgcatgcagaaaagctagaactattaaaatataatgttactgaaaCCACACAGTAAATTGCATAAtcgtaaaaacaaaaaacaaagtctagaattgctgatttttggtcatttcatatacaagaaaatgaataaaaagtgaattataagtcccatgaaaacaaaaatggtaacaatgaaaactatagatcacggcacaaaaaaaaaaaaaaagggaccccCCCAgacagccccatatatggaacaATAAAAATGCTATCAAGGTAAGAAGAGAACAATGTTAAcatattttcttacaaaaagttataattttttaaaagtaaaaacaaaaacaaaacctatataaaattgGATATCGTTATAagacatcatttttaccgaaaattgaacTGCaactttgccccacaaataaatatatattttttggggggttttgctgtaaattttgtgataaaataagtgatgtcattacaaagtgcaattagtGGCACGAAAAACGAGTCCTCATAGGTGGAAAATTACAACCTTTGAAATcctaaaggggtaaaaaaaaatgcaactggcctcacaaaaaacaatccccaTGAATCTATTGATGGACGGctaggaggagaaaaaaaacgaagACTAAAAATTGCCTGcatcctaaggctatgttcacactgtataaaATGAATAGCAAAACATGGCTgtaaaatagtaataaaataagtctgtatttttaaaggggttattcaggaatagaaagacaaagttaatttctttcaaaaacagctccacgtctgtctccaggttgggtgtggtattacaacttggctccattcacttcaattaaaatgagctgcaaaaccacccccaacctggagacagacggggagtggtttttgatagaaagtagctctgtttttctattcctggataacccctttaatctgtgcataatttcttatatatatattgtacagaaGGATGAGCCTCTTGGCTGAGCAGAGACATTGTTATACACATTGTGATTTCTATTAGGACTCACCATCTTTATGAGTGTGTGGGGCGGACTGTCCTTGGGAATTGAAAGAAACCGGATGGGGGATGTCTGTATCGGCTGCATTGCTCTATGGGGTCTTGGGACTGTTCTCCTGATGTCAGTTCTCCCTTTGCCAACACATTCCCCTTCTTGATCTTTATACAGATCAACGTTACCtacggaaaaaaaaagaaaagtatatcTATGGACAATTCAGTCTCCTTGTGTATGGCGATGAAAGCATAAAAGGACCAAACCTAAAAGTCATTAGTCATTTCTCGATACTATAATAAACTATTGTGAATGATGGTCCCCCAGATTTATCCTGCAGCCTCTAGGAAAGTGGGATGGAAACCTATAGCGATCAGTCATATTGCTTTCCTATGGGGACATCAAGGTAAAAAGCTGTACGGaagtggtcccaaactgtggccctccagatattgcaaaacttcaactcccagcatgcctggacagccaacggctgtccaggcatgctgggagttgaagttttgcaacatctggagggccacagtttgagatcactgctgTACGGGGTGCCATGCAATCCCTTAGCTGGTTCACATTAggggtcttaaaggagtactccgctgctccagcgttcggaacattttgttccgagcgCTTGGAGCgagcggcaggggtcgtgacatcatggctatgccccctcaatgcaagtctattggaggggatgtggcggccgcatgtcccctcccatagacttgcattgagggggcgtggccatgacgtcgtgAGCCCTGCTGCCCGCACCCAACGTTCGGGTGCTGCACAGatactgcgggggtcccagcggcgggaccccgtgatcagacatcctaagatgtctaggggtggagtaccccctttaaggtggTGGTGACCACATGGTCAGCAGTGGCATGAATTCTATAGAAGGTGTGCTATGGGAGGGTCACAAGAAAGTAGAGATGAGTTGGGCAGATGAGAAGGATGTAAGAGGTGGCCAAATGACAACCAGGTAGATGAAGTGAAAGGAACTACCTACTATTCATGTGGAACATCAACTGGTATAATGTAGATAAAAACAGAACTCTGTGAGAAGGTTAGATTGGTTTGGTTGGTCATAGTGGCCTCGGAAGTTGGGGAACACAAACTTCATGGCAAGATCCCAAGTAAAGTTCTGGCCCAGGAAATCCATTAAGGTCAGTTGGGAGGCCTAGCCGATAGCAGGCGGACTTGGTGGGACCTACTTATGTGGCCAGCAGTAGGCCGTTCCCAGTAGAGTATGGTGTCATGATAAGTGGGGTCTTCTTACTATAAGTTTTGATAACATCGATCATATATTGAAGTGGGTTTTCAGCCATATGATTTGCCAAAGTAAAATTATGTAAGGATTATGGTCAAGGGGGTAGTCAGAGAagactaaggccgggttcacacaatggaatttctggtTCCCCATTTCtggcacagtgcacactgcagagttttcgAGGCGGACTTTCCGCCCGGAAGTGGTGAATTTTACTCACCgataattccttttctggaagtttccatgacagcacccctgaGATTAActcctcctcctgattgggacaggaaaaaaacactgagaggttaaattccccaccccttcctctccACACCAGTGTATTTACAAAGAACACCGAAGGAAAGGCAAAAGAGCATAAGAACAccacaataaaaataacaaacggtgggatgtatgggtgctgtcgtagagacttccagaaaaggaattattggtgagtataattcaccatttcccCTTCcatctccacgacagcacccatgagaaaTACCAAAGAATTTATTAGGGAGGGACTATAGCACTGAGGACTTTACGTCCAAAAGCCATATCCTCAGAAGACAAAACATGAACTCTATAATGTTTGGAAAAAGTATGAAGGTTTTTCCAAGTAGCAGCTTTACAAATTTGCTCTACAGAAGCTCCGGCTCTCTCTGCCCATGCCGAGGAAATTGCTCTAGTAGAATGGGCCTTCAACCGAATTTACCTCTGGCCACAGGAGCTTCTGAAATTGCCGTCTTAATCCATCTGACTAAAGGCTTTTTTGCCTCTATCGGGACCAGCAAACTGAACAAACAGATTATTATCTTTTCTCCACTGACTAGTTCTTTCAAAGTATTGGAGAACAGCTCTTCTAACATCCAGAAGACTGTgaaagagatttatcattcttttcaaacgtttggcttttatatgacaattttttttaatcttacttttgcttacatgcgaaatagtcgcacaaccttgataaataaattgcacataagcaaaacccgagaaacccgcttacaaaagcattttttaaagcagaaaagttttcccttatgttaattgcCGAAGTTCTTTATAAACCCGTTATTAC is a genomic window of Hyla sarda isolate aHylSar1 chromosome 10, aHylSar1.hap1, whole genome shotgun sequence containing:
- the LOC130293665 gene encoding uncharacterized protein LOC130293665 isoform X1 codes for the protein MVMSQDPQCHNESQNPPGPGTSSAAPDSRVYSFHGDLVKIPEWNTSKVRVKRRKKKKELDSTKFKSHNEIFKKTFPRGFPQRNNMVGRTIPRSGGNDACNPMQVFITENRLTQHQGIFNREVRSIDIGRLVNQEVDTAKTGTSLCATESVRDTPQSQRSLSLGLIPTPELKNQEVHVPEKEHSPAIPAATSDPALCDQQEKESEKCPSCPPSDDRVNPGSGAATSPCRNQPVPILETAESIVNILSTHSLFPGRNLINEARQAILEKERNLRDTKTTPSAVAVQKKLEYNRTGGGVNLRGAVMETSRKGIIGNVDLYKDQEGECVGKGRTDIRRTVPRPHRAMQPIQTSPIRFLSIPKDSPPHTLIKMPGREDHLKLKDNFPIHYGSDCNPSYQDQQISSQSPHSLLYINSSSNDSRLGQQDINTSSFHRIRRARPMVSPPMNARSPQVRWRLADDILTDLSYTHNSPSGSIRHTLTSQVTNQECVCKTPLEDIFSKAPNPPKLSIKPQFSHEKTHSDVFWGSRDQRSPTTNIHDISPASLRWSYRPQSPPRMYTARNFRSQQMPVTGTRGSQGVFLPDSFRESGRETKKHVSSWQEADIGQHYGRCATNTRTKQQHLLESRCHNCWNPQFLLHEEPKHRGHVENDGDIRVKDWPHVERYMSVALSPHSVQQGPSFVPCQHSKSSKRASTKSSPTTWRYPRMKLY
- the LOC130293665 gene encoding uncharacterized protein LOC130293665 isoform X3, whose product is MVMSQDPQCHNESQNPPGPGTSSAAPDSRVYSFHGDLVKIPEWNTSKVRVKRRKKKKELDSTKFKSHNEIFKKTFPRGFPQRNNMVGRTIPRSGGNDACNPMQVFITENRLTQHQGIFNREVRSIDIGRLVNQEVDTAKTGTSLCATESVRDTPQSQRSLSLGLIPTPELKNQEVHVPEKEHSPAIPAATSDPALCDQQEKESEKCPSCPPSDDRVNPGSGAATSPCRNQPVPILETAESIVNILSTHSLFPGRNLINEARQAILEKERNLRDTKTTPSAVAVQKKLEYNRTGNVDLYKDQEGECVGKGRTDIRRTVPRPHRAMQPIQTSPIRFLSIPKDSPPHTLIKMPGREDHLKLKDNFPIHYGSDCNPSYQDQQISSQSPHSLLYINSSSNDSRLGQQDINTSSFHRIRRARPMVSPPMNARSPQVRWRLADDILTDLSYTHNSPSGSIRHTLTSQVTNQECVCKTPLEDIFSKAPNPPKLSIKPQFSHEKTHSDVFWGSRDQRSPTTNIHDISPASLRWSYRPQSPPRMYTARNFRSQQMPVTGTRGSQGVFLPDSFRESGRETKKHVSSWQEADIGQHYGRCATNTRTKQQHLLESRCHNCWNPQFLLHEEPKHRGHVENDGDIRVKDWPHVERYMSVALSPHSVQQGPSFVPCQHSKSSKRASTKSSPTTWRYPRMKLY
- the LOC130293665 gene encoding uncharacterized protein LOC130293665 isoform X2 codes for the protein MSQDPQCHNESQNPPGPGTSSAAPDSRVYSFHGDLVKIPEWNTSKVRVKRRKKKKELDSTKFKSHNEIFKKTFPRGFPQRNNMVGRTIPRSGGNDACNPMQVFITENRLTQHQGIFNREVRSIDIGRLVNQEVDTAKTGTSLCATESVRDTPQSQRSLSLGLIPTPELKNQEVHVPEKEHSPAIPAATSDPALCDQQEKESEKCPSCPPSDDRVNPGSGAATSPCRNQPVPILETAESIVNILSTHSLFPGRNLINEARQAILEKERNLRDTKTTPSAVAVQKKLEYNRTGGGVNLRGAVMETSRKGIIGNVDLYKDQEGECVGKGRTDIRRTVPRPHRAMQPIQTSPIRFLSIPKDSPPHTLIKMPGREDHLKLKDNFPIHYGSDCNPSYQDQQISSQSPHSLLYINSSSNDSRLGQQDINTSSFHRIRRARPMVSPPMNARSPQVRWRLADDILTDLSYTHNSPSGSIRHTLTSQVTNQECVCKTPLEDIFSKAPNPPKLSIKPQFSHEKTHSDVFWGSRDQRSPTTNIHDISPASLRWSYRPQSPPRMYTARNFRSQQMPVTGTRGSQGVFLPDSFRESGRETKKHVSSWQEADIGQHYGRCATNTRTKQQHLLESRCHNCWNPQFLLHEEPKHRGHVENDGDIRVKDWPHVERYMSVALSPHSVQQGPSFVPCQHSKSSKRASTKSSPTTWRYPRMKLY